The genomic window TCCATCAAGGCGGTGGCGGCCATCGCGCCCATCGACGGCCAGTACGAACCCTCCGGCCAGCCCATCCCCCTGGAGGACGTCAGTTACCTCGTCCTGCAGGGCAGCCACGACAGCGACGTGTCCATGTTCGCGGGCTACCGCCCCTACAAGCGCGCCCGGTTCCCTTCGGGAGGCCCCGGCTTCAAGGCGGCCCTCTGGGTCTACCGCGCCAACCACGGCCAGTTCAACACCGCCTGGGGCCGGCATGACGCGGATCCCCCCCTGTCCTGGTTCCTGGGCACCGGAGCCCTCATGGCCGGAGAGGACCAACGGCGGGTGGCCAAGGTCTTCCTTTCCGGGTTCCTGGAGGCCACGCTCCACGGGCACCGGGAGTACCTGCCGATGTTCCGGGACCCCGCGACGGCGGCGCCCTGGCTGCCCCGGGTCCTGCTCCTCAACCAGTTCGAGGACGCCACCTTCCGGGCCGTTTCCACCTTCGACGGGGGACTGGACCTCACGCGCGCCACCCTGCCCGGGGCCGTGCAGAAAGGCTCGAACCTGGCCCGGTGGCGGGAGCGCACCGTGGAGGGCCGGGGCGAGTGGTCCTTCCAGGACAAGGCCGTGACCCTTGGCTGGATCCGCACCCGGGAGAAGGTCCCCTCCTACGCCATCGCCCTGCCGCCCCTGGACTGGAACCTGACGGCCTCCGCACGCCTGGTCTTCTCCCTGGCTGATACCGACGAGGACCCGTCCGACCAGCCGCCATCCGGGGCGAAGAAGCCCATCGACCTCACCGTGGAGCTGGTGGCCGCGGACGGCACCGTGGCCCGGGTCCCCCTGAGCCGCGTCCGGCCCCTGCAGCCGGTGGTGAAGGTGCGGTTCACCAAGTGGGCAGCCCTCGACAAGGCGGCCTTCAAACAGGCCTGGGAGCCCGTGTTCCAGACCTTCGAGCTGCCCCTTGCCCTCTTCAGGGAGGCCGAGCCCGCCTGGAACCCCCGGGGCCTGAGGGAGATCCGGTTCGTGTTCGACCGGACCGACCGGGGGGTCGTGCTGCTGGACGAAGTCGGTTTCACCTTCTGAAAGAGATTGGTAGAATCCGGGCGGCCACCCTAACGGATGGGATGTTTTTGCCGATGAGAAGGCAGGAAGGCCGCACCATGGACATTACGGCCATCACAACCACCACCCTCCCCCTGACCCAGACGACGGTCAGCCAGGCCGTGACCGCCACGGACCCGGCCGCCGCCTCCCCCGCGGCGACCCCCGCCTTCGACGTCGCCCTCACGGCCATCACGGCCGCCGCCACCCCCGCGTCAGCGGACACCCTCGACCTGAACGCGGAGGACATCGCCGCCCAGGTGGAGCAGGCCGCCGTGGCCCAGCAGACCGTCCTCACCGCCATGCGCTCCGGAGCGGACGTCTCCACCCTCCTCAGCGGCCTTCCCCCCGGCGCCACGGCCACGCTCCTGGGCGGCGGCTTCGTGAGGACCCCCGCCGGGGTCAACGCCTCCGAGCTGGACGCGCTCTGGGAGTTCCATTTCCCCTTCCGCAGGCTGGACGTCCCGGCCGTGACCTCCTCCACCCATCCCGAACCCACCCGGGAAAAGGACCAGCACGGAGCCGGCAGCTCGCCCCTCACGGGCTACGGCCCCCACGGGGAGAAGGAGCCGGTGCCGGGCCAGCCCCCCGCCTCGACTCTTGATATCCTGGACTGACGGGCCCGGGACCCGTCTTCATGGTTCTTTCCAAAGCACGCATCCTGCTTCCCACCCGCACCACCCGGCTGAGGTTCCTGGCCCACACCCGCCACATCGTCGGGGTGATGCTGCCCCTGGGCGCGGCGGTGGGGCTCCTGGTGGCCCTGGCCCTGTTCTGCCTGGAGCGCTTCGAGCCGTGGATCCAGCACCTGGGGGGCCGCACCCGGCTCACCCTCCTCCTCCCGGCCGCGGGTCTCTTCCTGACCACGGCCTGGCTGCGCCTCACCCGGCTCGGTGAGGTCTCCCTGGCGCGGGACCTGGACCTGGCCCGCACGGACCCCTACCAGGCCTTCCCCTTCCTGCGGTCCCTGGGCAAGGTGGTGGGCTGCGCCCTGACCATCGGGTTCGGCGGCAGCGCCGGCATCGAGGGGCCCGGAAAGTGGTTCGGGGCGGCCATGGGCCTCCAGTACCACCGGGTGCTGAGGACCTCGGCCAACTACCTGGGCGTCGTGAGGCGCCTGGCCCGCCCCCCCCTGGTCATGGCCCGGGCCGGGGCGGCCTCGGCCCTGGCGGCGGTCTTCCGGGCCCCGCTCTCGGGCGCCCTCATGGCCGCCGAGCACCACGGCCACCTCGCCGCCGAGTCCCTCATCCCCTGCCTCGTGTCGGCGGCGTCGGGCTACGTGGTCTTCTCCGGTCTCATGGGCTACGAGCCCCTCCTTCCGCTGCCCCGGGGCATGCTGCCCCTCCGGGCCCGGGAGCTGGCCTGGGCCCTGGGCCTGGGCCTCCTGTGCGGCCTGGCCGCGACCCTCTACCTGCGGGTCCGCAAGGCCCTGGACGCCCTGCTTGGGCGGTCGCCCCTGCTGTGGCGCGGGCTGGCCGCGGGCACGGGGCTCTGCCTCCTGGCGCTGCCCGGGCATCTGCTGTTCCACGACCTGCCCGTCACCCAGGGCGGGGGCCTCGAGCTGATCAAGGCCCTGCTCCAGGGAGGGACCCTGCCCGGCCACGCCACGGCCTACCTGGTCCTCAAGCTGGCCGCCACGGCCCTCACCTTCGCGGGGGGCGGCATCGGCGGCCTCTGGCTGCCCTCCCTGACCATGGGCTGCGCCCTGGGCACGGCCTTCGACGGGTTCCTCCACCTGGGCACCCAGGGCTACCTGACCCTCGTGGGAGGCGCCGCCATGGCGGGCGCCACCAACGAGAGCCTCCTGGTGCCCGTGGTCTTCCTGGCCGAGACCACGGGCCAGGCGGCCCTCGTGGTGCCGGCCCTGGTGGCCACCACCGTCTCCTACGTCGTGGTGCGCGAAGGCAGCTGACCGGAAGGGAACAGAAAGGAACGCCCGGACAATCTGTTCTATCATGTTGGATTCACCCAAACGACTGGGTCCCGAGACGAGGTACTATGAGCGCGGAAACTGGAAAGATCATCTGGACGGGCATCGACGAGGCCCCCGCCCTGGCCACCTACTCCCTGCTTCCCATCGTCAACGCCTTCACCAAGGCGGCGGGAGTGGTCGTGGAGACCCGGGACATCTCGGTGGCGGGCCGGATCCTGGCGGCCTTCCCGGAGAACCTGGCCGAGGGCCAGCGGGTGCGCGACGAGCTCAGCTACCTGGGCGAGCTCACCCAGCTGCCCCACGCCAACATCATCAAGCTGCCCAACATCAGCGCCTCGATCCCCCAGCTGAAGGCCGCCATCAAGGAGCTGCAGGGCCAGGGCTTCGCCATCCCCGACTACCCCGAGGCCCCCGCGAGCGAGGCCGAGAAGGCCATCCAGGCCCGCTATTCCAAGGTCCTCGGCAGCGCCGTCAACCCCGTGCTCCGGGAAGGCAACTCCGACCGCCGCGTGGCCCTCTCCGTCAAGCGCTACGCCCAGAAGCACCCCCACCGCATGGGCGCCTGGAGCCCCGACTCGAAGGCCCACGTGGCCCACATGGACGCCGGCGACTTCTACGGCAGCGAGAAGTCCGTCACCGTCGCCAAGGCCGGCAACGCGCGCATCGAGTTCGTGGACGCCGACGGCGCCGTGAAGATCCTCAAGGAGAGGCTCTTCCTCCAGGAGGGCGAGGTCGTCGACGGCGCGTTCCTGAGCGTGAAGGCCCTGCGCGCCTTCATCGCCGAGCAGATCGAGGCCGCGAGGAAGGAGGGCGTCCTGTTCTCCGTGCACCTCAAGGCCACCATGATGAAGATCTCCGATCCGGTGATCTTCGGGCACTTCGTCTCCGTCTTCTTCGCGGACGTCTTCCAGAAGCACGCCGCCCTCTTCGCGGAGCTGGGCATCAACCCCGACCTGGGCCTGGGCGACCTTCACGCCAAGCTCGCCAAGCTGCCCGAAGCCCAGCGCGCCGCCGTGGAGGCCGACATCAAGGCCGTCTACGCCTCCCGCCCGGCCCTGGCCATGGTGGATTCCGACAAGGGCATCACCAACCTGCACGCCAGCAACGACGTCATCATCGACGCCTCCATGCCGGTGGTGATCCGGGATTCCGGCAAGATGTGGGGCCCCGACGGCAGGCTCCAGGACGTGAAGTGCGTCATCCCCGACCGCTGCTACTCCACCTTCTACCAGGAGGCCATCGAGGACTGCCGCCGCAACGGGCAGTTCGACCCGGCCACCATGGGCAGCGTCTCCAACGTCGGCCTCATGGCCCAGAAGGCCGAGGAGTACGGCTCCCACGACAAGACCTTCAAGGCCCCCGCCGACGGCGTCATCCGGCTGGTGGACGCCTCCGGCGCCGTGCTGCTCCAGCACGCCGTCGAGAAGGGCGACATCTGGCGCGGGTGCCAGACCAAGGACCTGCCCATCCGGGACTGGGTGCGCCTGGCCGTGAGCCGCGCCCGGGCCACCGGGGCCCCCGCGGTCTTCTGGCTGGACCGGAACCGCGCCCACGACGCCCAGCTCATCGCCAAGGTGGACCGCTACCTGAAGGACCACGACACCGCCGGCCTGGAGATCCACATCCTGAGCCCCGTGGAAGCCATGCGCTTCACCCTGCCCCGCACCCGCGCCGGCAAGGACACCATCTCGGTCACCGGCAACGCCCTGCGGGACTACCTCACCGACCTGTTCCCCATCCTGGAGCTGGGCACCAGCTCGAAGATGCTCTCCATCGTGCCCCTGCTGGCCGGCGGCGGCCTCTTCGAGACGGGCGCGGGCGGCTCGGCCCCCAAGCACGTCCAGCAGTTCCAGCAGGAGGGCTACCTGCGCTGGGACTCCCTGGGCGAGTTCCTGGCCATCGGCGTCTCCCTGGAGCACCTGGGCGCGACGTTCAAGAACGCCAAGGCGCTCCTCCTGGCCGAGACCCTGGACCAGGCCAACGCCAAGTTCCTCGACAACAACCGCAACCCCGCCCGCAAGGTCGGCCAGATCGACAACCGAGGCAGCCACTTCTACCTGGCCCTCTACTGGGCCGAGGCCCTCGCCGCCCAGACGAAGGACGCCGACCTCCAGGCCCGCTTCGCCAAGGTCGCCGCGCAGCTGCAGGCCAACGAGGCGAAGATCAACGGGGAACTGATCGCGGCCCAGGGCAGCCCCGTGGACATGGGCGGCTACTACCACCCGGACTTCGAGAAGACCTCCCGGGCCATGCGCCCCAGCCCCACCCTCAACGCCATCGTGGACGCCATCGCTTAAAAAAATCTTTTCCTCGCGATCCGCCTCGAGTCCTCTGCATCTCCGCGTTTATTTCTTCTCTTGGAACGGCCTGGACGCCCGGGCGTTGGATTACCATTTCCACCAAGTCAAGAATTGGAATGAACGCGGAGGCGCTGGGGACTCGCGGCGTCTCGCGGAGACCAGAAAGGCAGCCATGACCCAGAATCGCCGTTCCTTCCTGCAGTCGTCCCTTCTCGCGGCTGCGGCGGTCCCCTTCGCGCCCGGTCTCCTGGCGGCCCAGACCTCCAAGCCGGGGACCTTCAGGGCCCGGCGCCTCGCCCTGGGCCAGACCGTTGGCCTCGTCAGCCCCGCCGGCGCCACGTGGCAGTCCGACGAGATCACCTTCATCCAGGAGGCCCTCGCCGCCCTGGGCCTCAAGTCCAAGGTCGGCAGGCACGTCCTGGACCGCTACGGCTACCTCGCCGGCAGGGACGAGGACCGCGCCGCC from Geothrix sp. 21YS21S-2 includes these protein-coding regions:
- a CDS encoding chloride channel protein, which produces MVLSKARILLPTRTTRLRFLAHTRHIVGVMLPLGAAVGLLVALALFCLERFEPWIQHLGGRTRLTLLLPAAGLFLTTAWLRLTRLGEVSLARDLDLARTDPYQAFPFLRSLGKVVGCALTIGFGGSAGIEGPGKWFGAAMGLQYHRVLRTSANYLGVVRRLARPPLVMARAGAASALAAVFRAPLSGALMAAEHHGHLAAESLIPCLVSAASGYVVFSGLMGYEPLLPLPRGMLPLRARELAWALGLGLLCGLAATLYLRVRKALDALLGRSPLLWRGLAAGTGLCLLALPGHLLFHDLPVTQGGGLELIKALLQGGTLPGHATAYLVLKLAATALTFAGGGIGGLWLPSLTMGCALGTAFDGFLHLGTQGYLTLVGGAAMAGATNESLLVPVVFLAETTGQAALVVPALVATTVSYVVVREGS
- a CDS encoding NADP-dependent isocitrate dehydrogenase — its product is MSAETGKIIWTGIDEAPALATYSLLPIVNAFTKAAGVVVETRDISVAGRILAAFPENLAEGQRVRDELSYLGELTQLPHANIIKLPNISASIPQLKAAIKELQGQGFAIPDYPEAPASEAEKAIQARYSKVLGSAVNPVLREGNSDRRVALSVKRYAQKHPHRMGAWSPDSKAHVAHMDAGDFYGSEKSVTVAKAGNARIEFVDADGAVKILKERLFLQEGEVVDGAFLSVKALRAFIAEQIEAARKEGVLFSVHLKATMMKISDPVIFGHFVSVFFADVFQKHAALFAELGINPDLGLGDLHAKLAKLPEAQRAAVEADIKAVYASRPALAMVDSDKGITNLHASNDVIIDASMPVVIRDSGKMWGPDGRLQDVKCVIPDRCYSTFYQEAIEDCRRNGQFDPATMGSVSNVGLMAQKAEEYGSHDKTFKAPADGVIRLVDASGAVLLQHAVEKGDIWRGCQTKDLPIRDWVRLAVSRARATGAPAVFWLDRNRAHDAQLIAKVDRYLKDHDTAGLEIHILSPVEAMRFTLPRTRAGKDTISVTGNALRDYLTDLFPILELGTSSKMLSIVPLLAGGGLFETGAGGSAPKHVQQFQQEGYLRWDSLGEFLAIGVSLEHLGATFKNAKALLLAETLDQANAKFLDNNRNPARKVGQIDNRGSHFYLALYWAEALAAQTKDADLQARFAKVAAQLQANEAKINGELIAAQGSPVDMGGYYHPDFEKTSRAMRPSPTLNAIVDAIA